A region from the Eretmochelys imbricata isolate rEreImb1 chromosome 16, rEreImb1.hap1, whole genome shotgun sequence genome encodes:
- the DYNC2I2 gene encoding cytoplasmic dynein 2 intermediate chain 2 isoform X1: MGPTRPQEPTWLAWEDGSSREVARGCSRLGLQASVLLERRTATSCFSPIAGMFRDGVARGADVESLWRRDQGTRCEVKSCQTGEISTMEAAVQSHSSRDAGMQTDQSEETIQDLDIQKEAPVDYPGLLSFLQGVEDVVIKELNKNWRSHAFDGFEVNWVDQNETVSCLHSLLYPEAQDQKLQVTSISWNATGSVVACSYGRLDDGDWSTEKSYVCTWNLDRRGLNPKRPDLVVDVPSSVMCLAFHPSQPSLIVGGLYSGEVLIWDTSRIEDPLIWRTGMTDDTHTDPVYQVDWFQDSKHSHHFQILSVSTDGKILVWQTQRDGQLTLVEGFALVAQQIPRSMKLKKRTRGETAVGVTSLSFSHFDPSVFIVGVEGGYSLKCSTAVETTAAPGTGSSVPLKAPAQFAFSPHGGPVYCVSCSPFHRNLFLSCGTDGHVHLHSMLQAQPLISLQLSKKYLFSVRWSPVRPLVFAAASGEGEVQLFDFGKSSQKPAVSIKQASAQTPVYCIEFNIKQPQLLAAGDACGMLKIWQLSSDFIQQGPKEVNHLEQLANEVTD; the protein is encoded by the exons ATGGGGCCGACGAGACCTCAG GAACCTACGTGGCTGgcttgggaagatggcagctcTAGAGAGGTCGCCAGGGGTTGCTCGAGACTGGGACTCCAGGCTTCTGTGCTTCTAGAGAGACGCACCGCTACCTCTTGCTTTTCCCCCATCGCCGGGATGTTCAGGGACGGTGTGGCGCGCGGTGCCGATGTAGAGTCGCTGTGGCGAAGAGACCAGGGGACCCGCTGCGAGGTG AAAAGCTGCCAGACTGGGGAGATCTCAACCATGGAGGCTGCAGTACAATCCCATTCCAGCCGAGATGCTGGCATGCAGACTGATCAAAGTGAGGAGACGATCCAAGACTTGGATATCCAGAAGGAAGCTCCTGTGGATTATCCTGGCCTGCTCTCGTTCCTTCAGGGAGTGGAGGATGTTGTTATCAAAGAGCTGAATAAAAACTGGAGAAGTCATGCCTTCGATGGCTTTGAGGTGAACTGGGTAGATCAGAATGAAACG GTGTCCTGTTTGCATAGCTTATTGTACCCAGAGGCTCAGGATCAGAAGTTGCAGGTGACCAGCATCTCCTGGAATGCCACTGGATCAGTTGTTGCATGTTCTTATGGCAG actggATGACGGGGACTGGAGCACAGAAAAATCCTATGTTTGTACCTGGAACCTGGACAGAAGGGGGTTAAATCCAAAGCGTCCTGATCTAGTAGTGGATGTTCCCAGTTCTGTCATGTGCCTAGCTTTCCATCCATCACAGCCTTCGTTGATCGTTG GTGGCCTTTACAGTGGGGAGGTCTTGATATGGGACACGAGCAGGATAGAAGACCCCTTGATCTGGAGGACAGGGATGACAGATGACACTCATACAGATCCAGTTTATCAG GTTGACTGGTTTCAGGACTCAAAGCACAGTCACCACTTCCAGATTCTGAGTGTATCCACAGATGGAAAGATCCTTGTGTGGCAGACCCAGAGAGATGGTCAGCTGACATTAGTTGAAGGATTCGCCTTAGTTGCTCAGCAGATCCCTCGGAGTATGAAACTTAAGAAG CGCACACGTGGGGAGACAGCTGTGGGTGTGACCTCGCTCTCTTTCTCCCACTTTGATCCCAGTGTGTTTATCGTTGGTGTGGAAGGTGGATATTCTCTCAAGTGCTCCACTGCAGTAGAGAccactgctgctcctgggacaggTAGCTCTGTTCCCCTCAAGGCACCTGCACAGTTTGCCTTTTCTCCTCATGGTGGACCTGTGTACTGTGTAAGCTGCTCACCTTTCCACAG GAATCTCTTTCTGAGTTGTGGCACTGATGGACATGTTCACTTGCACTCCATGCTGCAGGCACAACCCCTTATTTCTCTCCAGTTATCAAAGAAGTATCTGTTTAGTGTGCGTTGGTCTCCAGTACGACCCTTGGTCTTTGcagctgccagtggagaag gagaaGTGCAGCTGTTTGATTTTGGAAAGAGCTCCCAGAAGCCTGCGGTTTCTATAAAGCAAGCTTCAGCTCAGACTCCTGTGTACTGCATAGAGTTTAACATCAAGCAACCTCAGCTTTTGGCAGCAGGGGATGCCTGTGGCATGCTGAAAATATGGCAGCTGAGTTCAGACTTTATTCAACAGGGACCTAAAGAAGTGAATCACCTTGAGCAGCTGGCAAATGAAGTCACTGACTAA
- the DYNC2I2 gene encoding cytoplasmic dynein 2 intermediate chain 2 isoform X3, whose protein sequence is MGPTRPQKSCQTGEISTMEAAVQSHSSRDAGMQTDQSEETIQDLDIQKEAPVDYPGLLSFLQGVEDVVIKELNKNWRSHAFDGFEVNWVDQNETVSCLHSLLYPEAQDQKLQVTSISWNATGSVVACSYGRLDDGDWSTEKSYVCTWNLDRRGLNPKRPDLVVDVPSSVMCLAFHPSQPSLIVGGLYSGEVLIWDTSRIEDPLIWRTGMTDDTHTDPVYQVDWFQDSKHSHHFQILSVSTDGKILVWQTQRDGQLTLVEGFALVAQQIPRSMKLKKRTRGETAVGVTSLSFSHFDPSVFIVGVEGGYSLKCSTAVETTAAPGTGSSVPLKAPAQFAFSPHGGPVYCVSCSPFHRNLFLSCGTDGHVHLHSMLQAQPLISLQLSKKYLFSVRWSPVRPLVFAAASGEGEVQLFDFGKSSQKPAVSIKQASAQTPVYCIEFNIKQPQLLAAGDACGMLKIWQLSSDFIQQGPKEVNHLEQLANEVTD, encoded by the exons ATGGGGCCGACGAGACCTCAG AAAAGCTGCCAGACTGGGGAGATCTCAACCATGGAGGCTGCAGTACAATCCCATTCCAGCCGAGATGCTGGCATGCAGACTGATCAAAGTGAGGAGACGATCCAAGACTTGGATATCCAGAAGGAAGCTCCTGTGGATTATCCTGGCCTGCTCTCGTTCCTTCAGGGAGTGGAGGATGTTGTTATCAAAGAGCTGAATAAAAACTGGAGAAGTCATGCCTTCGATGGCTTTGAGGTGAACTGGGTAGATCAGAATGAAACG GTGTCCTGTTTGCATAGCTTATTGTACCCAGAGGCTCAGGATCAGAAGTTGCAGGTGACCAGCATCTCCTGGAATGCCACTGGATCAGTTGTTGCATGTTCTTATGGCAG actggATGACGGGGACTGGAGCACAGAAAAATCCTATGTTTGTACCTGGAACCTGGACAGAAGGGGGTTAAATCCAAAGCGTCCTGATCTAGTAGTGGATGTTCCCAGTTCTGTCATGTGCCTAGCTTTCCATCCATCACAGCCTTCGTTGATCGTTG GTGGCCTTTACAGTGGGGAGGTCTTGATATGGGACACGAGCAGGATAGAAGACCCCTTGATCTGGAGGACAGGGATGACAGATGACACTCATACAGATCCAGTTTATCAG GTTGACTGGTTTCAGGACTCAAAGCACAGTCACCACTTCCAGATTCTGAGTGTATCCACAGATGGAAAGATCCTTGTGTGGCAGACCCAGAGAGATGGTCAGCTGACATTAGTTGAAGGATTCGCCTTAGTTGCTCAGCAGATCCCTCGGAGTATGAAACTTAAGAAG CGCACACGTGGGGAGACAGCTGTGGGTGTGACCTCGCTCTCTTTCTCCCACTTTGATCCCAGTGTGTTTATCGTTGGTGTGGAAGGTGGATATTCTCTCAAGTGCTCCACTGCAGTAGAGAccactgctgctcctgggacaggTAGCTCTGTTCCCCTCAAGGCACCTGCACAGTTTGCCTTTTCTCCTCATGGTGGACCTGTGTACTGTGTAAGCTGCTCACCTTTCCACAG GAATCTCTTTCTGAGTTGTGGCACTGATGGACATGTTCACTTGCACTCCATGCTGCAGGCACAACCCCTTATTTCTCTCCAGTTATCAAAGAAGTATCTGTTTAGTGTGCGTTGGTCTCCAGTACGACCCTTGGTCTTTGcagctgccagtggagaag gagaaGTGCAGCTGTTTGATTTTGGAAAGAGCTCCCAGAAGCCTGCGGTTTCTATAAAGCAAGCTTCAGCTCAGACTCCTGTGTACTGCATAGAGTTTAACATCAAGCAACCTCAGCTTTTGGCAGCAGGGGATGCCTGTGGCATGCTGAAAATATGGCAGCTGAGTTCAGACTTTATTCAACAGGGACCTAAAGAAGTGAATCACCTTGAGCAGCTGGCAAATGAAGTCACTGACTAA
- the DYNC2I2 gene encoding cytoplasmic dynein 2 intermediate chain 2 isoform X2, with protein MFRDGVARGADVESLWRRDQGTRCEVKSCQTGEISTMEAAVQSHSSRDAGMQTDQSEETIQDLDIQKEAPVDYPGLLSFLQGVEDVVIKELNKNWRSHAFDGFEVNWVDQNETVSCLHSLLYPEAQDQKLQVTSISWNATGSVVACSYGRLDDGDWSTEKSYVCTWNLDRRGLNPKRPDLVVDVPSSVMCLAFHPSQPSLIVGGLYSGEVLIWDTSRIEDPLIWRTGMTDDTHTDPVYQVDWFQDSKHSHHFQILSVSTDGKILVWQTQRDGQLTLVEGFALVAQQIPRSMKLKKRTRGETAVGVTSLSFSHFDPSVFIVGVEGGYSLKCSTAVETTAAPGTGSSVPLKAPAQFAFSPHGGPVYCVSCSPFHRNLFLSCGTDGHVHLHSMLQAQPLISLQLSKKYLFSVRWSPVRPLVFAAASGEGEVQLFDFGKSSQKPAVSIKQASAQTPVYCIEFNIKQPQLLAAGDACGMLKIWQLSSDFIQQGPKEVNHLEQLANEVTD; from the exons ATGTTCAGGGACGGTGTGGCGCGCGGTGCCGATGTAGAGTCGCTGTGGCGAAGAGACCAGGGGACCCGCTGCGAGGTG AAAAGCTGCCAGACTGGGGAGATCTCAACCATGGAGGCTGCAGTACAATCCCATTCCAGCCGAGATGCTGGCATGCAGACTGATCAAAGTGAGGAGACGATCCAAGACTTGGATATCCAGAAGGAAGCTCCTGTGGATTATCCTGGCCTGCTCTCGTTCCTTCAGGGAGTGGAGGATGTTGTTATCAAAGAGCTGAATAAAAACTGGAGAAGTCATGCCTTCGATGGCTTTGAGGTGAACTGGGTAGATCAGAATGAAACG GTGTCCTGTTTGCATAGCTTATTGTACCCAGAGGCTCAGGATCAGAAGTTGCAGGTGACCAGCATCTCCTGGAATGCCACTGGATCAGTTGTTGCATGTTCTTATGGCAG actggATGACGGGGACTGGAGCACAGAAAAATCCTATGTTTGTACCTGGAACCTGGACAGAAGGGGGTTAAATCCAAAGCGTCCTGATCTAGTAGTGGATGTTCCCAGTTCTGTCATGTGCCTAGCTTTCCATCCATCACAGCCTTCGTTGATCGTTG GTGGCCTTTACAGTGGGGAGGTCTTGATATGGGACACGAGCAGGATAGAAGACCCCTTGATCTGGAGGACAGGGATGACAGATGACACTCATACAGATCCAGTTTATCAG GTTGACTGGTTTCAGGACTCAAAGCACAGTCACCACTTCCAGATTCTGAGTGTATCCACAGATGGAAAGATCCTTGTGTGGCAGACCCAGAGAGATGGTCAGCTGACATTAGTTGAAGGATTCGCCTTAGTTGCTCAGCAGATCCCTCGGAGTATGAAACTTAAGAAG CGCACACGTGGGGAGACAGCTGTGGGTGTGACCTCGCTCTCTTTCTCCCACTTTGATCCCAGTGTGTTTATCGTTGGTGTGGAAGGTGGATATTCTCTCAAGTGCTCCACTGCAGTAGAGAccactgctgctcctgggacaggTAGCTCTGTTCCCCTCAAGGCACCTGCACAGTTTGCCTTTTCTCCTCATGGTGGACCTGTGTACTGTGTAAGCTGCTCACCTTTCCACAG GAATCTCTTTCTGAGTTGTGGCACTGATGGACATGTTCACTTGCACTCCATGCTGCAGGCACAACCCCTTATTTCTCTCCAGTTATCAAAGAAGTATCTGTTTAGTGTGCGTTGGTCTCCAGTACGACCCTTGGTCTTTGcagctgccagtggagaag gagaaGTGCAGCTGTTTGATTTTGGAAAGAGCTCCCAGAAGCCTGCGGTTTCTATAAAGCAAGCTTCAGCTCAGACTCCTGTGTACTGCATAGAGTTTAACATCAAGCAACCTCAGCTTTTGGCAGCAGGGGATGCCTGTGGCATGCTGAAAATATGGCAGCTGAGTTCAGACTTTATTCAACAGGGACCTAAAGAAGTGAATCACCTTGAGCAGCTGGCAAATGAAGTCACTGACTAA